The Methanoplanus sp. FWC-SCC4 genome has a window encoding:
- a CDS encoding 30S ribosomal protein S7, protein MSAEEIAAENVEAQVSEEETKNTNLLFNKWDLSEVKINDPGLVRYVSVDSLIVPHSCGRKQKQQFAKSEMLIVERLINRLMQNEANTGKKELTTRIVKDAFDIVNQKTKRNPVEVLIDAIGNAGPREETVRLKYGGINVPKSVDTAPQRRIDSALYFIARGVYQASHKKKRSAAACLADELIAAAAGDSRSFAVAKKEERERVAKSAR, encoded by the coding sequence ATGAGTGCAGAAGAAATCGCAGCAGAAAATGTTGAGGCCCAGGTTTCAGAAGAGGAAACAAAAAATACAAACCTTCTCTTCAACAAGTGGGATCTCTCCGAAGTCAAGATCAACGACCCAGGTCTGGTTCGCTACGTAAGTGTTGACTCATTAATTGTTCCACATTCATGTGGAAGAAAACAGAAACAGCAGTTTGCAAAGTCCGAGATGCTCATCGTAGAGCGCTTAATCAACAGACTCATGCAGAATGAGGCAAACACCGGCAAAAAAGAGCTTACAACCCGTATCGTAAAGGACGCATTCGATATTGTCAACCAGAAGACAAAGAGAAACCCGGTAGAGGTTTTAATCGATGCAATAGGAAACGCAGGACCTCGTGAAGAGACAGTTCGTCTCAAGTACGGTGGTATCAATGTGCCAAAGTCAGTAGATACAGCACCACAGCGCCGTATCGACTCAGCACTTTACTTCATTGCCCGCGGTGTATACCAGGCAAGCCACAAGAAGAAGAGATCCGCAGCTGCATGCCTTGCAGATGAGCTTATCGCCGCTGCCGCAGGGGATTCACGCAGTTTCGCTGTTGCAAAGAAGGAAGAACGCGAGCGTGTTGCAAAATCTGCACGCTAA
- a CDS encoding elongation factor EF-2, translated as MTRRKKMVERVTELMGTPERIRNIGIVAHIDHGKTTLSDNLLAGAGMISEEIAGKACWMDSDEEEQARGITIDSSNVSMVHSYDNQEYLINMIDTPGHVDFGGDVTRAMRAVDGAVVLVDAVEGTMPQTETVLRQALKEGVKPVLFVNKVDRLINELKVDEVEMQIRLGKVIDKVNKLIKGMNEEAYKNGWKLDAAKGTVAFGSALYNWAISVPYMKSSGITFKDIYEKCTTNDMKWLGKNSPLCEVVLDMVVRNLPNPLDAQKRRVPIIWQHGTPDTTEGKSMLACDPNGPACLMVTDISFDPHAGEVSTGRLFSGTLKRGTECYVMGTALKVNRLTQVGIFMGAERIEVESLPAGNIAAVTGLKDAIVGSTVSTLREMTPFESLKHYSEPVMTVAVEAKNMKDLPKLVTVLRQVAKEDPTVKVTIDEETGEHLISGMGELHLEIITGRIARDKGVEIVTSPPIVVYRETISGTAGPVEGKSPNRHNRFYIELEPIAPEIVQKIKDNEISMDLPQLERRDVLIEAGFDKDEAKNLVAIEGTNMFFDMTKGIQYLNETMELVLEGWREALAGGPLADEQVQNVKIKLVDVKLHEDAIHRGPAQVIPAVRSAVKAGVLLAGDTLLEPMQILQITVPQEHMGSATGMVQGRRGQVYDMKSEGDTMTVVGKAPVAELFGFAGDVRSATEGRAMWSTEFAGFDMVPAGMLKEVVTEIRKRKGLKEQIPEPADYLA; from the coding sequence ATGACCAGACGAAAAAAGATGGTAGAAAGAGTGACGGAACTGATGGGCACCCCTGAGAGGATCAGAAACATCGGTATCGTCGCTCACATTGATCACGGTAAAACAACACTCTCCGACAACCTTCTTGCCGGTGCAGGTATGATCAGCGAAGAGATAGCCGGTAAGGCCTGCTGGATGGATTCCGATGAGGAAGAACAGGCACGTGGTATCACAATTGATTCTTCTAATGTTTCAATGGTTCACTCATACGACAACCAGGAGTATCTCATCAACATGATTGATACACCAGGTCACGTAGACTTTGGTGGTGACGTAACACGTGCAATGCGTGCCGTTGACGGTGCTGTTGTTCTTGTAGATGCTGTTGAAGGTACAATGCCACAGACAGAGACTGTTCTTCGTCAGGCATTAAAAGAGGGTGTAAAGCCTGTTCTTTTCGTAAACAAAGTCGACCGTTTAATCAACGAACTTAAAGTCGATGAAGTCGAGATGCAGATCCGCCTTGGAAAGGTAATCGACAAGGTTAACAAGCTCATTAAGGGAATGAACGAGGAAGCCTACAAAAACGGCTGGAAACTTGATGCAGCAAAAGGAACGGTTGCATTCGGTTCAGCTCTTTACAACTGGGCTATCTCCGTCCCTTACATGAAGTCAAGCGGTATTACATTCAAGGATATTTACGAAAAGTGCACAACAAACGACATGAAGTGGCTTGGAAAGAACAGTCCTCTGTGTGAAGTTGTTCTTGATATGGTCGTAAGAAACCTTCCAAATCCTCTGGATGCACAGAAGCGTCGTGTTCCTATCATCTGGCAACACGGAACCCCTGATACAACAGAAGGAAAATCAATGCTTGCATGCGATCCAAACGGACCTGCATGTCTGATGGTTACCGACATTTCATTTGATCCGCACGCAGGAGAGGTTTCAACAGGACGTCTCTTCTCAGGTACCTTAAAACGCGGAACAGAATGCTATGTTATGGGTACTGCACTGAAAGTAAACCGCCTTACACAGGTAGGTATTTTCATGGGTGCTGAAAGAATTGAAGTGGAATCACTCCCGGCAGGAAATATTGCCGCTGTCACCGGTTTAAAGGACGCTATCGTCGGATCAACCGTTTCAACCCTGAGGGAAATGACTCCGTTTGAATCACTCAAGCACTATTCAGAGCCTGTAATGACAGTAGCTGTCGAAGCAAAGAACATGAAGGATCTTCCAAAACTCGTTACAGTTCTCCGTCAGGTCGCAAAGGAAGACCCGACAGTTAAGGTAACAATTGATGAGGAGACAGGAGAGCACCTTATTTCAGGTATGGGTGAACTTCACTTAGAGATCATCACCGGACGTATTGCACGTGACAAGGGTGTAGAGATCGTTACATCACCGCCGATTGTTGTTTACCGTGAGACAATCTCCGGAACAGCAGGTCCGGTTGAAGGTAAGTCACCAAACCGCCACAACAGATTCTACATTGAGCTTGAGCCAATTGCACCTGAGATTGTTCAGAAGATTAAGGACAATGAAATCTCAATGGATCTTCCACAGCTTGAACGCCGTGATGTTTTAATTGAGGCAGGCTTTGATAAGGATGAGGCAAAGAACCTTGTTGCAATCGAAGGAACAAACATGTTCTTCGACATGACAAAGGGTATTCAGTACCTCAACGAAACAATGGAGCTTGTTCTTGAAGGATGGCGTGAGGCCCTTGCAGGCGGCCCTCTTGCAGATGAACAGGTCCAGAATGTTAAGATTAAACTTGTCGATGTTAAGCTTCACGAGGATGCAATCCACCGTGGACCTGCACAGGTAATTCCGGCTGTAAGATCTGCTGTAAAGGCAGGTGTCCTGCTTGCAGGAGATACACTCCTTGAACCTATGCAGATCCTCCAGATCACAGTGCCTCAGGAACACATGGGTAGTGCAACAGGCATGGTCCAGGGACGCCGTGGTCAGGTATATGATATGAAATCAGAGGGAGACACAATGACCGTTGTTGGTAAGGCTCCGGTTGCAGAACTCTTTGGTTTTGCAGGCGATGTCCGCTCTGCAACAGAAGGTCGTGCAATGTGGTCAACCGAGTTTGCAGGATTCGACATGGTTCCTGCAGGAATGCTCAAAGAAGTTGTTACAGAAATCAGAAAGCGCAAGGGTCTTAAAGAACAGATTCCTGAGCCTGCTGATTATCTGGCATAA
- a CDS encoding type III PLP-dependent enzyme translates to MKTEGNSIVVHHIDAKRKELLQNLAKEHGTPIFVVDHEQIRKNYRQFKKHLPNVQVYYAVKANSNPDIIKTLYDIGCSFDVASMPEFMLVYENIKHLPESEQLDWIYNKIIYANTIKPKETLQALDHYQPLVTFDNIEELKKIKKFGPNAGLVLRIRVPNTGSMVELSSKFGAESGDAVDLIEEAVNMGLTVEGLSFHVGSQCTNFENYIQALELSANILKEAWTRTGEKIKLLDIGGGFPVKYHPGVKSIRTLAKKINKEIERLLPPDIQIMAEPGRFLVANSCTLVSKVIGKAFRDGKPGYYINDGVYHTYSGQVFDHCTYPVLSFKEGETQISAVFGPTCDAFDTITLSAELPELEIDDLVYSENIGAYSHASSTYFNGFPPAKVVHINKQV, encoded by the coding sequence ATGAAAACCGAAGGTAACAGCATCGTAGTACACCACATCGATGCTAAAAGAAAAGAATTGCTTCAGAATCTCGCAAAAGAACACGGGACACCGATTTTTGTTGTCGATCACGAGCAGATTAGAAAAAATTACAGGCAATTTAAGAAACACCTGCCAAATGTCCAGGTATATTATGCAGTTAAGGCTAATTCAAACCCTGATATTATAAAGACACTTTATGATATAGGATGCAGTTTTGATGTGGCATCAATGCCGGAGTTTATGCTTGTTTATGAAAACATCAAACATCTGCCGGAGAGCGAACAGCTTGACTGGATTTACAATAAAATAATCTATGCAAACACAATCAAACCCAAAGAGACCCTTCAGGCCCTTGATCACTATCAGCCTCTTGTAACATTTGACAACATTGAAGAGCTTAAAAAAATTAAGAAATTCGGACCAAATGCAGGGCTTGTTTTGAGAATAAGGGTGCCAAATACCGGCTCAATGGTTGAGTTGTCCTCAAAGTTTGGAGCAGAGTCAGGCGATGCGGTTGATCTGATTGAGGAAGCAGTTAACATGGGACTTACAGTTGAAGGTCTAAGTTTTCATGTCGGCAGCCAGTGTACCAATTTTGAAAATTACATTCAGGCACTTGAACTATCAGCAAATATTCTTAAAGAAGCCTGGACCCGTACAGGAGAGAAAATCAAACTCCTTGATATCGGCGGAGGTTTTCCTGTCAAATATCATCCGGGGGTTAAATCAATCAGGACACTTGCTAAAAAGATAAACAAAGAAATTGAGCGTTTATTGCCGCCTGACATTCAGATTATGGCAGAACCGGGAAGATTCCTTGTGGCTAACTCCTGCACCCTTGTTTCAAAGGTTATAGGGAAGGCATTTCGTGACGGTAAACCGGGCTATTACATAAATGATGGTGTATATCACACATATTCCGGTCAGGTTTTCGACCACTGCACGTACCCTGTTCTTTCCTTTAAGGAAGGGGAAACACAGATATCTGCTGTATTCGGCCCCACATGTGATGCATTTGACACAATCACACTCTCTGCCGAGCTTCCCGAGCTTGAGATTGACGATCTTGTGTATTCAGAGAATATCGGAGCATATTCACATGCTTCATCGACATACTTTAACGGATTCCCCCCGGCTAAGGTTGTTCATATAAATAAACAGGTATAG
- the cas2 gene encoding CRISPR-associated endonuclease Cas2: MMVLVTYDVSTESEGGKRRLRKVAKECVNYGQRVQNSVFECLLDPAQFAKLKHSLCGIIDEEKDSLRFYYLGKNWKNRVEHFGAKEGYDPEGILIT; the protein is encoded by the coding sequence TGGTTCTGGTTACATATGATGTAAGTACTGAGTCTGAGGGCGGTAAGAGGAGACTTCGTAAGGTTGCAAAGGAGTGTGTGAACTATGGTCAGAGGGTTCAGAATTCCGTTTTTGAATGCCTTTTGGATCCTGCCCAGTTTGCAAAGCTTAAACACTCCCTTTGCGGTATAATTGATGAGGAGAAGGACAGTCTGAGGTTTTATTATCTTGGCAAGAACTGGAAGAACAGGGTCGAGCATTTTGGTGCAAAGGAGGGTTATGATCCTGAGGGTATTTTGATTACATGA